In Candidatus Goldiibacteriota bacterium, the genomic stretch AAACTTGCTTAATATATTATGTAAATTGCCAGGAGGTGAACGTTATGCAGCCCGACTTTGATTCAGAGCTTGAACAAATGATTGCCAACAAGCACAGAGTTCATGCAAGCGAAGAGGTCAGGTATAAAATCCTGGACAGGGAAGATGAAGAATTTCAGGGATTATTTATGGAAGCAAGGACAATTTCAATAAGCAAGAAAGGGTTAATTCTTCTTATGAAACACAGGGTAAAACCCGAAGATGCCATGATAGTTGAACTTACTTTAGGGCCTGAAAAGCGTAAAATAAAGACATGCTGTGAATCAATTGGCTGCAGGAAAGAAAGTTTTAATAAAGGTTATGAAGTTGAAGTGCAGTTTCTGATCTTAAAAGATGAAGACAAACAATACATAGAGAATTATATGAGACAAAACAGTGTCTGATTTCTGCGTGTTGCCGCGTGTTTTAAACGGAATAATGCACGGGGCAATCTGCAGAAATGCATAAGTTCTTTTCGCGTCCCTGCCTAATTCACCGCCCCCCCGAAAAAGGCAGGGGCGCGCTTTTTTATTATAACGGCTGTAAATCATAATCTTGCGCGGCCGCCGCTATTGTTGTATAATATGACAAAAGAGGTGGCTATGGCTTTTAAATGTCCGCGTTGTAATCAGGTTAACAAAGATGGAAGCGATACATGCTGGAGCTGCCATACCATATTTGCAACCGGCGAAAAAAAACCGCTTGATATGAAAGTAAAAAAGTCATTTTTTTCAACATCAAAAAGGGAAAAAGTTGATTTTAAAGAGGTTTCATCAAATTTTCCGGGAACAATTGCATCATATTTTTCAGCCCCTCCTAAAGAACGTTATATTCTTGCAAGGCTTACAGTGTTTTTTCTTGCGCTTAACCTTTTTAATAACTTTATTTTCTATTACTTTAAAGGTATTACACAGGCGCAGGAAAAC encodes the following:
- a CDS encoding PilZ domain-containing protein is translated as MQPDFDSELEQMIANKHRVHASEEVRYKILDREDEEFQGLFMEARTISISKKGLILLMKHRVKPEDAMIVELTLGPEKRKIKTCCESIGCRKESFNKGYEVEVQFLILKDEDKQYIENYMRQNSV